A single genomic interval of Oryzias latipes chromosome 3, ASM223467v1 harbors:
- the ccnd1 gene encoding G1/S-specific cyclin-D1 yields the protein MEEQLLCCEVDSIRRAHQDVNLLNERVLRTMLKAEENYLPAPNYFKCVQKDIAPNMRKILATWMLEVCEEQKCEEEVFPLAMNYLDRFLSVEPTRKSRLQLLGATCMFLASKMKETVPLTAEKLCIYTDNSVQPGELLQMELLVLSKLKWDLASVTPHDFIEHFLSKLTIHASTKQILRKHAQTFVALCATDVNFIASPPSMVAAGSVVAAVQGLYLKSQDASLSSQNLTNFLSQVIRSDPDCLRSCQEQIESLLESSLRQAQQHGSVTEAKRVDEEVDLSCTPTDVRDINI from the exons atggaggagcagctgctgtGCTGCGAGGTGGACTCCATCCGGAGAGCCCACCAGGACGTCAACCTGCTGAACGAGCGCGTCCTGCGGACCATGCTGAAGGCGGAGGAAAACTACCTGCCGGCGCCCAACTACTTCAAGTGTGTTCAGAAGGACATCGCTCCCAACATGAGGAAGATTCTGGCCACCTGGATGTTAGAG gtcTGTGAGGAACAGAAATGCGAGGAGGAGGTTTTTCCGTTGGCAATGAACTATTTGGACAGATTTTTATCAGTGGAGCCCACCAGGAAAAGCAGACTCCAGCTGCTTGGAGCTACATGCATGTTTCTGGCATCTAAGATGAAGGAGACGGTACCATTGACTGCAGAGAAACTCTGTATCTACACAGACAACTCGGTCCAACCTGGAGAACTGCTG CAAATGGAGCTGCTGGTTCTCAGCAAGCTGAAATGGGATCTGGCTTCTGTCACACCTCATGACTTCATCGAGCACTTCCTGTCCAAGCTGACAATCCACGCATCGACAAAGCAGATCCTCAGGAAACACGCCCAGACCTTTGTGGCTCTCTGCGCTACAG ATGTGAACTTTATAGCCAGTCCTCCATCAATGGTGGCAGCCGGCAGTGTGGTGGCAGCTGTTCAAGGACTCTACTTGAAAAGCCAAGATGCCTCCTTGTCCTCTCAGAACCTGACTAACTTCCTGTCTCAGGTCATCCGCAGTGACCCG GACTGTTTGCGGTCGTGTCAGGAGCAGATTGAGTCTCTGCTGGAGTCCAGCCTGCGGCAGGCGCAGCAGCATGGCAGCGTGACGGAAGCCAAGCGTGTGGATGAAGAGGTGGACCTGTCCTGCACGCCAACAGACGTGCGGGACATCAACATTTGA